Proteins encoded by one window of Vitis riparia cultivar Riparia Gloire de Montpellier isolate 1030 chromosome 11, EGFV_Vit.rip_1.0, whole genome shotgun sequence:
- the LOC117924594 gene encoding uncharacterized protein LOC117924594, producing the protein MPKYGPAFGMATNSSSSTSDIIISSSSSSHQMETSHLPITAHKLNGQNYLQWSQSILMFIRGKEKDDYITGASAAPETTASTYKKWIAENNMVMSWLVNSMTPDIGKNFLSFDTAKEIWDIAKETFSDKENTSEIIQIEGILHDLRQGNLTVTEYFNTLTRLWRQLDTFEVHNWNCVTDGLLYKKIVEGKRVFKFLLGLNKNLDEIRGRIMGVKPLPSLREAFSEVRREESRKNLMMGSHQQLNMAESSALKTQFAPFDNRQKIKGGRPWCDHCRKPGHSRETCWKIHGKPVDWKPRQPLEKEGRGNHVATDEQSPQPEASPFNKEQMEMLQKLLSPLLSVQSQTGSSSNQLIGSGTLAHKGFGFGEDDWQC; encoded by the exons ATGCCTAAATACGGTCCAGCCTTTGGAATGGCTACCAACTCATCATCCTCTACTTCTGATATCATCATCTCATCGTCTTCATCCTCTCATCAAATGGAAACCTCTCATCTGCCAATCACAGCCCATAAACTGAATGggcaaaattatttgcaatggtctcaatccatattaatgtttatacggggaaaggagaaagatgactacatcACCGGAGCTTCGGCGGCACCAGAAACCACAGCATCAACCTACAAGAAGTGGATAGCAGAAAATAATATGGTCATGTCCTGGCTAGTCAACTCTATGACCCCTGACATTGGTAAAAATTTTCTGTCATTTGATACTGCCAAAGAAATCTGGGACATTGCAAAAGAAACTTTCTCAGACAAGGAAAACACATCTGAAATCATCCAGATTGAAGGCATCCTCCACGATTTGCGTCAAGGAAACCTTACGGTAACTGAATATTTCAATACTCTTACTCGTCTATGGCGTCAACTTGATACGTTTGAGGTTCATAACTGGAATTGTGTTACAGATGGTTTGTTGTATAAAAAGATTGTCGAAGGGAAACgtgtgtttaaatttttgttaggtttgaaCAAAAATCTTGATGAAATCAGAGGAAGAATCATGGGAGTAAAACCTCTACCTAGCCTCAGAGAGGCATTCTCTGAAGTGCGTCGTGAAGAAAGTCggaaaaatctcatgatggGATCCCATCAACAACTGAATATGGCAGAAAGCTCGGCTCTTAAGACTCAATTCGCTCCTTTTGACAACcgtcaaaaaattaaaggaggtaGACCTTGGTGTGATCATTGCAGAAAGCCGGGACACTCAAGAGAAACTTGCTGGAAGATTCATGGAAAGCCAGTAGATTGGAAGCCACGTCAACCACTTGAGAAAGAAGGACGAGGCAATCATGTGGCTACCGATGAACAATCGCCACAACCTGAAGCTAGCCCTTTTAATAAGGAGCAAATGGAGATGCTTCAGAAACTACTGTCTCCTCTTTTGTCAGTACAGTCACAAACTGGCTCATCTTCCAACCAGCTCATTGGTTCCGGAACCTTGGCtcacaaag GATTTGGattcggggaagacgattggcaatgctga
- the LOC117924730 gene encoding B3 domain-containing transcription factor VRN1-like: MTASEIEYPYATAPNHYHNHHKVSVESMDDFPSSKTTNYMDMIDITSSEAVFYPNGASSLPKIEDIQGGALERAKAFKFEKPFFIITMRPSYVGSKKSLTVPLSFVKRHFKRDNNNTILSVSDGRTWSVKYIKRKNNVQFSSGWTKFVRDN, from the exons ATGACCGCTTCTGAGATTGAATATCCATACGCTACTGCTCCCAATCACTACCATAACCATCATAAAGTTTCTGTTGAGAGTATGGATGATTTTCCATCCTCCAAAACAACAAACTATATGGACATGATCGATATTACCTCTAGTGAAGCAGTGTTCTACCCTAATGGAGCAAGCAGCTTGCCAAAAATTGAGGACATTCAGG GTGGAGCTCTTGAAAGAGCTAAAGCTTTCAAATTCGAAAAGCCTTTCTTCATTATCACCATGCGACCATCTTATGTTGGTAGTAAGAAAAGTTTG ACTGTACCATTGAGTTTTGTCAAGAGGCACTTCAAAAGGGATAACAACAATACAATCCTTTCGGTTTCAGATGGAAGAACTTGGTCTGTCAAGTACATTAAGCGAAAAAACAATGTACAGTTCTCCTCAGGTTGGACAAAGTTTGTGCGAGataactga